Part of the Marinobacterium rhizophilum genome is shown below.
TGTACGCTTGAAGCAGGGATGGAAGATTTGGAGGGTTGACGGCGCCTTGCCGTTGACCGGTCTCTCCATACAGTTGCAGGTTGTTGCATGAAAACCATTGATGGCCAGGCACTCTGGCACACATTGGGAGCGAGTCATTTCAGGGAGATGTCGACCTTTGGCGCCTTGCCCGACAGCACGGTGCAACGGCTGCTGGCTGAAGGAAAGGTGTGGCAACTCGACAAGAGCGAGGTGCTGTTCCGGGCCGGCGACCGGGTTCACAGTTTCTTTGTCGTGATCAGTGGCAAGCTGTCGATGTATATCTGCAGCGATGAACAGTATGCGTTCTCGCGTCATCATGTGCGGGGAGAAGAGTTGGGATTCGTGGCCATGATCGGGCTGCACGACCGGGTGGGTACGGCCGTTGCCTGCGAGGAAACCCGGGTGGTGGAGATATCCTCGGATCAGTTCCTGGAACTGCATATCAG
Proteins encoded:
- a CDS encoding Crp/Fnr family transcriptional regulator, yielding MKTIDGQALWHTLGASHFREMSTFGALPDSTVQRLLAEGKVWQLDKSEVLFRAGDRVHSFFVVISGKLSMYICSDEQYAFSRHHVRGEELGFVAMIGLHDRVGTAVACEETRVVEISSDQFLELHISEPEAFGLLLLNLSREMARGIRQLNNIIVQMSMQQSKGKPS